A section of the Bacillus pumilus genome encodes:
- a CDS encoding non-ribosomal peptide synthetase, translated as MNTVYYPLTHAQKRVFYTERFYPGTSISNLGGFARLRSVSGLDPSLVVDVLQVYIRQTDSLRLRLVYRHEQEEPVQYIKPYEEQPIRLEKGWSEEEVRAWANEQIREPMPLIDSPLIEFTVFQISDEECWLFCKAHHIVADGISIILMGNRIIDLYQDMLHGIDISPVEEISFVDHITSEQSYETSKRFQKDQVFWNEQFANIPDFASLKPHKGYEMSLYAERFSGDIPDSLKEKLRAFCEEQKVSMLSMFMSTVYTYLHRFSGMEDVVLGTFMGNRTNAKEKKMIGMFVSTIPMRASVQGSQSFLDFVKQVMADQMKILRHQKYPYNLLMNDLREREGFTGRLFDISLEYQVMQWQKKENLSFITEPIFSGSGMNDISIHVKDRWDTDTLTIDLDYRTDVFTEEEISQMFKRFLIILEAAVSQPDQLIGKLPLLPPDEQKELLQLSERKPFEKPAVKPVHHMFDETANKYAERTAVVAENGAFTYGELYQKAEKLARFLQMKGVSRDVPVAVLMDRKAEAMVAIFGILKAGGAYVPIDPALPEERIQYIVEDSGASIVLTEETFVSTYHALSEKMVVLQQIALDDERLPQLVDQSVPEDLAYMIYTSGTTGKPKGVMIEHLQLHHLVHALHHEIYEEASELQMALLAPFHFDASVKQIFTALLFGHTLHIIPRETTRNGVQLAAYYRKHQIEAADGTPAHVQLLLAAELEGLSLLHMLVGGEALPAKAAHSLIEAIRMSEPDFTLWNVYGPTETCVDAAVHRLELSELRESSEQQRYVSIGKPLGHHRLYILNEHDQLQIQGAAGELCIAGIGVGRGYVKQSELTEKVFTADPFSPGERMYRTGDLVRWLPDGTIDYLGRMDDQVKIRGYRIEVGEIEAVMEQVVGVDQAVVLVVEEADGEKALSAYYQSRHEGVSVDMLQAAIKHQLPAYMMPLYFKELDAFPLTVSGKVDRRALAALKGDKAVQAVYAAPRNELETKLVRLWEEILGQEKIGVYDSFFERGGHSLKAMTVLTHVQRDFHVEVPLSILFEQQNVAALAAYIEQAETSSETVIPKAPAFDHYPLSPPQQRVYMVSQLEQSTAYHMPAVVRLKGTLQQEKLTEAFETLITRHDMLRTSFHTLKGVPRQRVAPSVSFQIEQLTGSTMEENMKQFVRPFDLECAPLLRIGLKSLHDQEHLLFFDMHHLISDGLSIDLVLRELSDAYDGSVKDPLKLQYQDYAVWQEQQDFQKEEAFWLQEFSGDLPALQLLTDYQRPAVQSFAGDRVNKEIDGTLKGQLQDLAAKHHTTLYTVLLSAYYTLLAKYTGQKEFVVGTPASGRVHADLDDMIGMFVQTLALRSEVDPNATMSQLIEQVKEKTMHAFEHQQYPFERLLEKLNVPRDFSRHPLFDTVFTLMPDHGAAQHIGEMQVEIEETNFHIAKFDLTLQAMESDQGLSFVLDYSTALFKRSTAEQILHHYMYLLKQMVQAPEGAIRSYRLLTEQETEAQLNLWNPLPTPYPAEETIVTQFEAQVQAHGHKPALQCEGVILSYQELNDRVNQLAHYLREHGFERGMKAALFFERSNEMVLSVLAVLKAGGVYVPIDPDFPDERVKHFLTDSGTQFLLTHQVLRQRSVLASFEGTIIETEDQAIDQQSDSNIKIRLSPEDLANLTYTSGTTGKPKGNMVTHRNILRTVKQSNYLAIHQEDTVMSLSNYVFDAFMFDVFGALLNGAKLIVLPKDHILNMNELSGAIEKEKVSILMITTALFHLLIDMKKDSLKNIRKVLFGGERASVPHVMTALETVGEGTLVHMYGPSESTIFTTYYPVNYIEEQALSIPIGKPVSQTAVYIVDEFGQLQPPGVAGELCVAGDGLVKGYYGQPELTNEKFVENPFRPGEVMYKTGDLARWLSNGEIEFIGRIDHQVKIRGQRIELGEIEHQLLRHPQLKEAVVIAAPNDTLCAYFTAEGSVSLTDLREQAGRELPVYMMPSFFVQLDELPLTNNGKVDRRALPVPDLSEQGVNEYIPPQTETERVVARIWEEVLEVPRIGRHDHFFECGGHSLRGMKMLNKLYEEMHVELTLKSLFEFPTLEAFAFAVDQADQTEIKRVEVAEEATYYPVTSAQKRLFVLEKMTDAEQSYHMPAALKLEGAFDEKRFKKAIEQLVQRHEAFRTSFDFVQNEPVQRIEPNISVAIETIEGNGRDIQELMNDFIRPFDIEKAPLFRVGLVSASVNVHYLLIDMHHIISDGASVGILIEELSALYRGDKLEELPVQYKDYAVWSKSETFAAQIEAEEAFWLKQLEGELPVLALPEDLPRPKVQTFSGDRVSFTINGPLKTKLDEFVRALNSTTYTVLLTCYSTLLSKLSRQEDIIIGSPIVGRTHPDIQSVIGMFVNTLALRTQPAGHLTAAEFASNVHQLVLEANDHQLYPFEELVDQVQTVRDTSRHPIFDVVFSMENADIRDLKMDGLQIVPEPFEENIAKFDLTLTGNESVDHIELVFDFNTSIFQQSSIEKWKEFFLHLLEQMVSAPDQSLDQMQLLSPKQQQKLLSEWSGPVLDVPSDQTVHALIEAKAFEVPNQKAATFCGTSWTYEELNSRANTVASRLISNGIKRGDRVGILTRPSLDMTAAVLGVLKTGAAFVPIDADYPDQRIAYMLEDCGAEILLMQKGLTAPTSFTGHVLLIEDAIEGEAQEMQVHVKPTDLAYMIYTSGTTGQPKGVMVEHQSLVNLAFWHNDAFQVTNADRTAKYAGFGFDASIWEMFPTWIAGAELHIIDEAIRLDMIKLNAYFNDENITIAFLPTQLCEQFMSMDNHSLRYLLTGGDKLKQVKPVPYQLVNNYGPTENTVVATSGIIDPNQGTLPIGTAIANTRFYIMGSLYDLSPPGVPGELVIAGKGLARGYWNLPEETEKRFVPDPFYPGERMYLTGDLVKWTEDGELIYLGRKGHQVNIRGFRIELSEIEAQLLALSKVKEAVVKTVKDASAQDALAAYVITDNETEDLKESLKRTLPDYMIPSWIIKLDQLPMTANGKVDLKALPAPNMEAGQTAYEAPRDEVETLLCGIWEDVLGVSQVGIHDHFFFLGGDSIKGIQMASRLTQAGWKLDMKLLFQYPTIAELRSYIEEADQLTVDQSPVEGEVIFTPIQRWFFERNFTSQHHWNQSIMLQAPNGLDETIVQKVLEQLMIHHDALRMVYPLEEGRLIQRHRKIEENLVAVDVVEVQGELWEQIQQVEKLANEVQASISLAEGPLVKPAIFRTDQGDHLLLAVHHLVIDGVSWRIFLEDFMALYEQSKRGEILTLPEKTHSFQEYAQKLTEYAMSDELLSERAYWKKVLAHSVTPLQKDHVTEDQRMLHTQTIRFTLSEEETRSLLTDVHEAYQTDINDILLTALGLSMKEWTGEDRHFIHLEGHGREDILPAVNVSRTIGWFTSMYPVLLDMSHADDLSYQIKYLKEELRHIPNKGIGYGILKYLTPDKMKDAISFDLAPDISFNYLGQFDEQITGELSRSTWDSGKSLSPESEKPHALDIVGFVEQAKLHVTISYHHLEFEERTMEQFKDLLEKNVKTLISHCVSQEETQMTPSDVGDEDLTMDELEKLMDIF; from the coding sequence ATGAATACAGTTTATTACCCCTTAACACATGCGCAAAAGCGAGTATTCTACACGGAAAGATTTTATCCAGGTACAAGCATTTCTAATTTAGGTGGATTCGCCAGATTGAGATCGGTATCGGGTTTAGATCCATCTTTGGTCGTTGACGTACTTCAAGTGTACATTCGTCAAACTGACTCTCTTCGGTTAAGACTGGTGTATCGACATGAGCAGGAGGAACCTGTTCAATATATCAAGCCTTATGAAGAGCAGCCGATTCGCTTGGAGAAGGGCTGGAGTGAAGAAGAAGTGAGGGCTTGGGCGAATGAGCAAATCCGTGAGCCGATGCCGTTGATTGACAGCCCCTTGATTGAGTTTACAGTCTTTCAAATCAGTGATGAAGAGTGCTGGCTGTTTTGCAAAGCACATCATATTGTGGCCGATGGTATCTCCATAATCTTGATGGGAAATCGCATCATCGACTTATACCAGGACATGTTGCACGGAATAGACATTTCACCGGTTGAGGAGATTTCCTTCGTTGACCACATCACGAGTGAGCAAAGCTATGAAACTTCTAAACGGTTTCAAAAAGACCAAGTTTTTTGGAATGAGCAATTTGCCAATATTCCAGATTTCGCTTCTTTAAAACCGCATAAAGGATACGAGATGAGTTTATATGCGGAGCGATTTTCAGGGGATATTCCAGATTCTTTAAAGGAGAAACTTCGTGCGTTTTGTGAAGAGCAAAAAGTCAGTATGCTCTCGATGTTTATGTCTACCGTTTATACGTATTTGCATCGTTTTAGCGGTATGGAAGATGTTGTCCTTGGAACCTTTATGGGCAACCGAACAAATGCCAAAGAAAAAAAGATGATTGGTATGTTTGTTTCCACCATTCCGATGCGTGCATCTGTTCAGGGGTCGCAATCATTTCTTGATTTCGTCAAACAGGTCATGGCGGATCAAATGAAGATCTTGCGTCACCAAAAGTACCCTTACAATCTTCTCATGAATGATTTGCGTGAAAGAGAAGGGTTTACAGGACGCCTTTTTGATATTTCTTTAGAATACCAGGTCATGCAGTGGCAGAAAAAAGAGAATCTATCTTTTATTACTGAACCGATCTTTAGCGGTAGCGGAATGAATGATATTTCCATTCATGTAAAGGACCGCTGGGACACAGATACATTGACCATTGATTTGGACTATCGTACAGATGTATTCACCGAAGAAGAAATCAGTCAGATGTTTAAGCGATTCTTGATCATACTAGAAGCGGCGGTCTCCCAGCCTGACCAGCTGATCGGGAAACTCCCTTTACTTCCACCAGATGAACAAAAGGAACTGCTGCAATTATCTGAGAGAAAACCGTTTGAAAAACCAGCTGTAAAGCCGGTTCATCACATGTTTGATGAAACAGCCAATAAGTATGCAGAGCGGACAGCCGTTGTAGCGGAAAATGGAGCATTTACTTATGGAGAGCTGTATCAAAAGGCAGAAAAGTTGGCGCGTTTTTTACAAATGAAAGGTGTCTCGCGTGATGTACCTGTTGCTGTCCTAATGGATCGGAAGGCAGAGGCGATGGTGGCGATCTTCGGCATATTAAAGGCTGGCGGTGCGTATGTACCGATTGATCCGGCATTACCTGAGGAGCGTATTCAATATATTGTGGAGGATTCTGGTGCTTCCATTGTGTTAACAGAGGAAACGTTCGTTTCAACATACCATGCCCTTTCGGAAAAAATGGTCGTGCTGCAGCAAATCGCATTAGATGATGAACGGTTGCCTCAGCTTGTAGATCAGTCGGTACCAGAGGATTTGGCTTATATGATTTATACATCTGGGACGACTGGGAAGCCAAAGGGCGTCATGATTGAGCATCTTCAGCTGCATCATTTGGTTCATGCCTTGCATCATGAGATTTATGAAGAGGCGAGTGAGCTTCAAATGGCGCTTCTTGCACCATTCCATTTTGATGCATCGGTGAAACAAATTTTTACTGCTCTTTTATTTGGGCATACGCTTCATATCATCCCGCGAGAAACAACGAGAAATGGTGTTCAATTAGCGGCTTATTATAGAAAACATCAAATTGAAGCAGCAGATGGAACACCGGCGCATGTGCAGCTTTTACTTGCAGCTGAATTAGAAGGGCTGTCACTCTTGCATATGTTAGTTGGGGGAGAAGCATTGCCTGCGAAAGCAGCACATTCTCTTATCGAAGCGATTCGTATGAGTGAGCCTGATTTTACTTTGTGGAATGTGTATGGTCCGACTGAGACGTGTGTCGATGCGGCGGTTCATCGCCTAGAACTAAGTGAACTGCGCGAATCCTCTGAACAGCAGCGTTATGTGTCGATCGGAAAGCCGCTTGGTCATCACCGTCTTTATATTTTAAATGAACATGATCAATTACAGATACAGGGTGCTGCCGGAGAACTGTGCATTGCAGGGATAGGTGTTGGACGAGGCTATGTGAAACAGTCTGAATTGACGGAGAAAGTATTTACGGCAGATCCATTTTCTCCAGGTGAGCGGATGTATCGAACAGGGGATTTAGTCAGATGGCTTCCGGATGGCACAATTGATTATCTTGGCAGAATGGATGATCAAGTGAAAATAAGGGGTTACCGCATTGAAGTAGGCGAAATTGAAGCAGTGATGGAGCAGGTAGTTGGAGTGGATCAAGCTGTCGTACTTGTTGTTGAAGAAGCGGACGGGGAAAAGGCGTTAAGTGCTTACTATCAATCTCGTCATGAAGGTGTGTCAGTTGACATGCTGCAAGCCGCTATCAAACATCAGCTACCAGCTTACATGATGCCGCTCTATTTCAAAGAACTCGATGCATTTCCACTCACAGTCAGCGGCAAAGTCGATCGTCGTGCACTTGCTGCCTTAAAAGGTGATAAAGCGGTTCAAGCTGTTTATGCTGCGCCTAGAAACGAGCTTGAAACGAAGCTTGTCCGTCTGTGGGAAGAAATTCTTGGCCAAGAGAAGATTGGTGTATATGATTCTTTCTTCGAGCGAGGGGGGCATTCGCTGAAAGCAATGACTGTACTCACACATGTGCAGCGAGATTTTCATGTGGAGGTGCCGCTGTCCATTTTATTTGAACAGCAGAACGTTGCTGCTTTGGCTGCTTACATTGAGCAAGCGGAAACATCTTCTGAAACAGTGATACCTAAAGCACCTGCTTTCGACCATTATCCATTGTCACCTCCACAGCAGCGCGTTTATATGGTGAGTCAATTAGAGCAAAGCACTGCATATCATATGCCAGCTGTTGTGAGGTTAAAAGGAACGCTGCAGCAAGAGAAGCTGACTGAAGCCTTTGAAACACTGATCACACGTCATGATATGCTGCGTACGTCTTTTCATACATTGAAAGGTGTTCCTCGTCAGCGGGTAGCTCCATCTGTTTCATTTCAAATCGAACAGCTGACAGGCAGTACGATGGAAGAAAATATGAAGCAATTTGTCAGACCCTTTGACCTTGAGTGTGCACCACTTCTTCGCATTGGCTTGAAGTCATTACATGATCAGGAGCACCTGCTCTTTTTCGATATGCATCACCTGATTTCAGATGGTCTTTCAATTGATTTAGTGCTGCGTGAGCTGTCGGATGCTTACGATGGATCGGTCAAAGATCCATTGAAGCTCCAATATCAGGACTATGCGGTTTGGCAAGAACAACAAGATTTTCAAAAAGAAGAGGCTTTCTGGCTACAGGAATTCTCGGGTGATCTTCCTGCTTTACAGCTGCTGACTGATTATCAGCGCCCAGCAGTCCAATCATTTGCAGGAGATCGAGTGAACAAAGAAATAGATGGAACGTTAAAAGGACAATTACAGGACCTGGCGGCAAAACACCATACGACACTGTATACGGTTCTGCTTTCTGCTTACTATACATTGCTTGCGAAGTATACGGGTCAAAAGGAATTCGTGGTTGGAACACCGGCGTCGGGGCGTGTGCATGCAGACCTGGATGACATGATCGGCATGTTTGTCCAGACACTTGCTTTGCGGTCAGAGGTTGACCCAAATGCAACCATGTCGCAGTTGATTGAGCAAGTGAAGGAAAAGACGATGCATGCATTTGAGCATCAGCAATATCCATTTGAACGACTGCTTGAAAAACTGAATGTGCCAAGAGATTTTAGCCGTCATCCATTATTTGATACCGTTTTTACACTCATGCCAGATCATGGAGCAGCTCAGCATATTGGAGAAATGCAAGTTGAAATTGAAGAAACCAATTTCCATATTGCAAAGTTTGATTTAACGCTGCAAGCGATGGAGTCAGATCAAGGGTTATCCTTTGTCCTCGATTACAGTACGGCGTTATTTAAACGAAGTACAGCCGAGCAGATACTGCATCATTATATGTATTTGCTGAAACAGATGGTCCAAGCGCCAGAGGGAGCGATTCGATCTTATCGATTACTCACTGAACAAGAAACAGAAGCTCAGCTGAATTTGTGGAATCCGTTACCGACACCTTATCCGGCAGAAGAAACCATTGTGACGCAGTTTGAAGCACAGGTGCAGGCACACGGTCATAAGCCTGCCCTCCAATGTGAAGGTGTCATTCTTTCTTATCAAGAACTAAATGACCGTGTGAATCAGCTAGCTCATTATTTGCGTGAACATGGGTTTGAAAGAGGGATGAAAGCAGCCTTATTCTTTGAACGATCTAATGAGATGGTACTCTCGGTTCTAGCTGTACTTAAGGCGGGCGGCGTCTATGTACCAATTGATCCTGATTTTCCTGATGAACGTGTGAAGCACTTTTTAACAGACAGCGGTACGCAATTCTTATTGACACATCAAGTGCTGCGCCAACGCTCGGTGCTCGCTTCTTTTGAGGGAACCATCATCGAAACAGAAGATCAAGCAATTGATCAGCAATCAGACAGCAATATAAAGATTCGTCTATCGCCAGAGGATTTGGCGAATTTGACCTATACATCTGGTACAACTGGAAAACCTAAAGGGAATATGGTGACACACCGGAACATTTTGAGAACAGTAAAGCAATCAAATTATCTAGCCATTCATCAGGAAGACACAGTGATGAGCCTATCAAACTATGTATTTGATGCTTTTATGTTCGATGTGTTTGGTGCTTTATTAAACGGTGCGAAACTGATTGTTCTGCCAAAGGATCATATCTTAAATATGAATGAGCTTTCTGGAGCGATTGAGAAGGAGAAAGTCAGTATTTTAATGATCACGACAGCTCTTTTTCACTTACTTATTGATATGAAAAAAGACAGCCTGAAGAACATCAGAAAAGTTCTATTTGGCGGAGAACGTGCTTCTGTACCTCATGTCATGACTGCGCTTGAAACGGTAGGGGAAGGCACACTTGTTCATATGTACGGTCCTTCTGAAAGTACGATTTTCACAACGTATTATCCAGTGAATTACATTGAGGAGCAGGCGTTATCGATTCCAATCGGAAAGCCAGTGAGTCAAACGGCTGTTTATATTGTAGATGAATTTGGACAGCTGCAGCCGCCAGGTGTAGCAGGAGAGTTATGTGTCGCTGGTGATGGACTGGTCAAAGGATATTATGGACAGCCAGAACTCACAAACGAAAAATTCGTGGAAAATCCATTCCGCCCTGGTGAGGTCATGTACAAAACGGGTGATCTTGCACGATGGCTGTCAAATGGAGAGATTGAATTCATTGGACGAATCGATCATCAAGTGAAGATTCGAGGTCAGCGTATTGAACTCGGAGAAATTGAGCATCAGCTGCTTCGCCATCCGCAATTGAAGGAAGCTGTCGTCATTGCAGCTCCAAATGACACATTATGTGCGTATTTTACAGCAGAAGGGTCCGTCTCATTAACTGATTTGCGAGAACAAGCAGGGCGTGAGTTGCCTGTGTACATGATGCCGTCATTTTTCGTGCAATTAGACGAACTTCCGCTGACGAATAACGGCAAGGTAGATAGGCGTGCGCTACCTGTGCCTGATCTAAGTGAGCAAGGGGTAAATGAGTACATCCCTCCTCAAACAGAAACGGAGCGTGTCGTGGCGCGCATTTGGGAGGAAGTTCTTGAAGTACCGAGAATCGGCAGGCACGATCATTTCTTTGAATGCGGTGGTCATTCGCTGCGCGGCATGAAAATGTTGAACAAGCTGTATGAAGAGATGCATGTAGAGCTCACTTTGAAATCTTTATTTGAATTCCCAACATTAGAGGCGTTTGCTTTTGCGGTTGATCAAGCGGATCAAACGGAGATCAAGCGGGTGGAGGTTGCAGAAGAAGCGACCTATTATCCAGTGACATCTGCTCAGAAGAGGTTGTTTGTATTGGAGAAAATGACCGATGCGGAGCAGAGCTATCATATGCCGGCTGCTTTAAAGCTAGAAGGTGCTTTTGATGAAAAGCGATTTAAAAAAGCAATTGAACAGCTTGTCCAACGTCATGAAGCATTCCGAACGAGCTTTGATTTTGTTCAGAATGAACCTGTTCAACGAATTGAACCAAACATCTCCGTAGCTATTGAGACAATCGAAGGGAACGGACGAGACATACAGGAATTGATGAATGACTTTATCCGTCCATTTGATATAGAAAAGGCGCCTCTATTCAGAGTAGGTCTAGTATCTGCTTCCGTAAATGTCCATTATTTACTGATCGATATGCATCATATCATTTCAGATGGTGCATCTGTGGGCATCTTAATTGAGGAGCTTTCAGCGTTGTATCGAGGGGACAAACTAGAGGAATTACCTGTTCAATATAAGGATTATGCGGTTTGGTCAAAAAGCGAGACGTTTGCTGCACAAATAGAAGCTGAAGAGGCGTTTTGGCTGAAGCAATTAGAAGGAGAATTGCCTGTACTGGCACTGCCAGAAGATTTGCCAAGACCAAAAGTGCAAACATTCTCAGGAGATCGCGTCTCATTTACCATCAATGGGCCGCTTAAAACGAAATTGGATGAGTTTGTCAGAGCACTCAACAGTACGACGTATACAGTGCTACTTACTTGCTACAGTACCCTTTTAAGCAAGCTATCGAGACAAGAAGATATCATCATCGGTTCACCGATTGTGGGCAGAACTCACCCTGATATTCAATCTGTCATTGGTATGTTTGTGAACACGCTGGCACTTAGAACACAGCCAGCAGGACATCTGACAGCTGCAGAATTTGCGTCAAATGTTCATCAGCTTGTGTTAGAGGCAAATGACCATCAGTTGTACCCATTTGAAGAATTGGTAGACCAAGTACAAACGGTTCGAGACACTAGCCGTCATCCAATCTTTGATGTGGTGTTCTCAATGGAAAATGCGGATATTCGTGATTTAAAGATGGATGGACTTCAGATTGTTCCAGAGCCATTCGAAGAGAATATCGCCAAATTTGATTTGACCTTAACTGGAAATGAATCGGTTGATCACATTGAGCTTGTGTTCGATTTTAATACTTCTATCTTTCAACAGTCATCGATTGAAAAGTGGAAGGAATTTTTCCTTCATTTATTGGAACAAATGGTATCAGCGCCAGATCAATCGCTAGATCAAATGCAGCTATTATCACCGAAGCAGCAGCAAAAATTGCTCAGCGAATGGTCAGGTCCTGTCCTAGACGTTCCGTCAGATCAAACCGTTCATGCATTGATTGAAGCTAAAGCATTTGAAGTACCGAACCAAAAAGCGGCAACTTTCTGCGGAACGAGCTGGACGTATGAAGAACTGAACAGCCGGGCGAATACAGTCGCTTCAAGACTCATCTCAAACGGCATAAAACGAGGAGATCGCGTCGGCATTCTCACTCGTCCGTCCCTTGACATGACGGCAGCCGTCCTTGGGGTTCTCAAGACAGGAGCGGCATTCGTTCCAATTGATGCGGATTATCCAGACCAGCGTATTGCCTATATGCTGGAAGACTGCGGGGCAGAGATTCTTCTCATGCAAAAAGGACTCACTGCACCAACTTCCTTCACAGGTCATGTCCTATTGATAGAAGATGCCATAGAAGGCGAAGCGCAAGAAATGCAGGTTCATGTCAAACCAACTGATCTCGCTTATATGATTTACACGTCTGGAACAACAGGACAGCCGAAGGGTGTCATGGTTGAGCACCAGTCCCTTGTGAATCTGGCGTTCTGGCACAATGATGCCTTCCAAGTGACCAATGCGGATCGAACCGCCAAATATGCCGGCTTTGGCTTTGATGCCTCCATTTGGGAAATGTTCCCTACATGGATCGCCGGCGCAGAGCTGCACATCATTGATGAAGCGATTCGTCTCGATATGATCAAGCTTAATGCGTATTTCAATGACGAAAATATCACCATTGCGTTCCTGCCAACACAGCTATGCGAGCAGTTTATGTCAATGGACAATCATTCACTCCGTTACTTACTCACAGGGGGAGACAAGTTGAAACAGGTAAAGCCTGTTCCTTATCAACTCGTGAATAACTACGGCCCAACCGAAAACACAGTCGTGGCGACAAGTGGGATTATTGATCCAAATCAAGGCACGCTTCCGATTGGAACAGCGATTGCCAATACTCGTTTTTATATTATGGGTTCGTTATATGACCTCTCGCCGCCAGGCGTACCGGGTGAACTCGTGATTGCGGGGAAAGGATTGGCAAGAGGGTACTGGAATCTTCCGGAGGAAACAGAGAAACGCTTTGTCCCAGATCCATTTTATCCAGGTGAGCGCATGTACCTGACAGGTGATTTGGTGAAATGGACAGAGGATGGCGAGCTGATCTATCTCGGCAGAAAAGGCCATCAAGTCAACATCAGAGGCTTCCGGATTGAGCTGTCAGAAATTGAAGCGCAGCTTCTTGCACTTTCGAAAGTCAAAGAAGCAGTCGTGAAAACGGTCAAAGATGCCAGCGCTCAAGATGCCCTTGCCGCGTATGTCATCACGGACAATGAAACAGAAGACTTAAAAGAAAGCTTAAAACGTACGTTGCCAGACTATATGATCCCTTCATGGATCATCAAGCTAGACCAACTGCCAATGACGGCAAATGGCAAAGTCGATCTAAAAGCATTGCCAGCACCAAATATGGAAGCGGGCCAAACAGCATACGAAGCGCCAAGAGACGAAGTCGAAACGCTTCTATGCGGCATTTGGGAAGACGTGCTTGGTGTGAGCCAAGTCGGCATTCACGATCACTTCTTCTTCCTCGGAGGAGATTCAATTAAAGGCATCCAAATGGCAAGCAGACTCACACAAGCAGGCTGGAAGCTTGATATGAAGCTATTGTTCCAATATCCAACCATTGCGGAACTGCGCTCATATATCGAAGAAGCGGATCAACTGACAGTCGACCAATCACCTGTCGAAGGGGAAGTCATTTTCACACCAATTCAGCGCTGGTTCTTTGAAAGAAACTTTACAAGTCAGCACCACTGGAACCAATCGATTATGCTGCAAGCACCAAATGGTTTGGATGAAACGATCGTTCAGAAAGTGTTGGAGCAGCTCATGATTCATCACGATGCCTTGCGAATGGTGTATCCACTCGAAGAAGGTCGCTTAATCCAGCGTCATCGAAAAATCGAAGAAAACTTGGTAGCTGTTGATGTGGTAGAAGTACAAGGGGAACTGTGGGAGCAAATTCAGCAGGTTGAAAAGCTGGCTAATGAAGTGCAGGCTAGTATATCGCTAGCGGAAGGACCTTTAGTAAAACCAGCCATTTTCCGAACGGATCAAGGGGATCATTTACTGCTAGCTGTGCATCATCTTGTCATCGATGGTGTGTCATGGCGTATTTTCCTTGAAGATTTTATGGCTCTTTATGAACAGTCGAAGCGAGGGGAAATCCTGACACTTCCTGAAAAAACACACTCTTTCCAAGAATACGCCCAGAAGCTGACGGAATACGCGATGTCAGATGAGTTGCTGTCAGAAAGAGCTTATTGGAAAAAGGTACTTGCGCATT